In Sphaerisporangium krabiense, the DNA window GCGTGCCCTCGAAGGCGGCGTGCGCCGCCCAGTCGTCCACGCGGGTGGCGTCCACGATGCGGAACTCCGGCACGGACGCGGCCGGGGCGATGCCCGCGTAGGTGAGCACGCCGGTCGCCGGCGGCACGCCGGGCACGATCTCGAAGTCGACCTCGGCCTTGGCGCAGGCCGCGACCTCGTCGGCCACGGAGGAGAAGAAACCGGGGTCGCCCGCGCACAGCCGCACGACGCGGCGCCCGGCCTTGGCGTGCTGCACCGCCTTCAGCGACACCGCGCCCGTCTCGGCGGCCACGTCGACGATCTCCGCCTCCGGGCCGCAGTGCCGCAGCATCGCGCCGAACGCCGACCGGTCCAGGACGACGACGTCGGCGCGGGCCAGCAGGTCGGCGCCGCGCAGCGTGAGCAGGTTCTCGTCGCCCGGCCCCGCTCCCACGAAGGCCACGAACCCGGAGCGCCGTACCTCCTGGGCCTCTTGAGCCTCCTGACTCTCGTGGATCTCATGCGTCTCACGGGCCGCCTCCTCGGCCACGCCGGCCTTCGCGGCGTCAGCGGCCTCTGGCCTGCCCGTGTCGACGGTCTTGCTGGTCTGGCTTCCGGAGCTCAATGGGTCCGCTCCCCCATCAACGTGCCGGCCCCCTCAGCGATCATGGCGGCCGCGAGATCGCGGCCGAGCTCCATGGCCGCCGACGGATCCCCGGCGGTGGACTTGCGCACCGACCGCGTGCCATCAAAGGCCACCACGGCGGCGGTCAGGTTGAGAATGTGCCCCTCGTCGGAGGCGTACGCACCTACGGGCGCGCTGCACCCGGCCTCGAGCGCGGCGAGCACGGCGCGTTCGGCGGTGACCGCCGCGCGCGTGCGCGCGTCGTCGAGGACGGCGAGCAGCTCGGCCAGGGCGTGGTCGTCGGCGCGGCACTCCACGGCCAGGGCGCCCTGGCCCGGCGCCGGCAGCACGTCGGCCACGTCGAACAGCTCGGAGATCTCGGCGGCGCGGCCCAGGCGGCCGAGCCCGGCGGCGGCCAGCACGACGGCGGCCAGCTCGCCGGAGGCCACCCTGCCGATGCGGGTGTCGGCGTTGCCGCGGATCGGGACGTAGTCGAGGTCCGGGCGGAGCGCGCGGAGCTGGGCGACCCTGCGCGGCGATCCGGTGCCCACCTTGTCGCCGGGGCGCAGGTCGGCGAGCTTGGCCGCGCCGACCAGGGCGTCGCGCGGGTCGTCGCGCGGAGGGGTCGCGGCCAGCAGGACGCGGGGGTCGGAGGCGGTCGGCAGGTCCTTGAGGGAATGGACCGCGAAGTCGATCTCGCCCTCGATGAGCTTGTCGCGCAGGGCGCTGACGAACACGCCGGTGCCGCCGAGCTGGGCCAGGTGCGCCTTGGTGACGTCGCCGAAGGTCGTGACGCCGACGAGCTCGACCGGACGGCCGGTGAGCGCGGTCAGCCGGTCGGCCACGCGCTGCGACTGGGTGGTGGCCATCAGGCTGCGGCGCGTGCCGAGCCGGAGCACGCGCGGGCCCGCCTTCACCATGCTCTCGGTCATGCGTCCCCCTCGCGACCGGTCGCGTCGGTCTCCACCTCGGCGACCTCGGCTCTCGTCACCGCCTCCGGCACCTTCGGGTTCAGGTCGAACAGCTCACGCAGCGCCTCGGCATAATGATCGCCCGCCGGGGACGCCGCCAACCGCTTGACACGCACGGTCGGCTCGTGGAGCAGCTTGTCCACCACCCTGCGGACGGTCTGGGAGATCTCTCCCCGCAACCGCCCGTCGATCTCGGGCACCCGGGTCACCAGGCGTCCGATCTCGGTCTCGACGACCTCGGCGGCCTTGGCGCGCAGAGCGATCACCGTCGGCGTCACCTTGGCCGCGCGTTCGGCCCGGAGATACTCGCACACCTCGGTGGCCACGATCGAGCGGACCGCGGCGACCTCCTCGGAGGCGCCGCCGTCGCGCCCCTCGCCGCCGAGCCCGGCCTCCTGCATCGACTCCAGGTCGACGAGGGTGACGCCGGGCAGAGTGCGAACGCCCGGGTCGACGTCGTGCGGCAGCGCCAGGTCGAGCAGGAAAAGCGGCTTGTCCCGCACGGCCGACGCCACCATCTCGGTGCCGATGACAACGCTACCCGCTCCCGTGCAGGAGATGACCACATCCGCCGAGGCCAGCTCCCTTTCGACGTCCTTCAGCTCGACGGCGCGGCCCCCGACGCTCTGGGCGAGGCGCGCGGCGCGTTCGAAGGTGCGGTTGGCGACGACGATGTCGGTCACGCCGGCCCTGGCGAGCGTGACGGCCGACAGCGCGCTCATCGAGCCGGCGCCGACGACCAGCGCGCGCCTGCCCTGGACGGGGCCGATGACCTTCCCGGCCAGGGTGAGGCCGAGCTCGACGAGGGAGGCGCCGGCGCGGTCGATGGCGGTCTCGGTGTGGGCGCGCTTCCCGACGCGCAGCGCGTGCTGGGCGAGCTCGTTGAGCGTCGAGCCCGCGGTGCCCTGCTCCTGGGCGAGCCGCAGCGACTGGCGGACCTGGCCGAGGATCTGCCCCTCGCCCACCGCCATCGAGTCGAGCCCGCACACGACGGTGAACAGGTGCTCGACCACGCGGTCCTCGTAGTGGACGTACAGATGGCGCGTGAGCTGTTCCTGGGGGATGCCCGAATGCACGCTGAGCATCTGGGTGACCGCGGTCACGCCGCCGTGGAAGCGGTCCACCTCGGTGTAGACCTCGACCCTGTTGCAGGTGGAGACGATCATCACCTCGGCCACGTGCGCGTCGCTTCGCACGTCGTGCAGCAGCTTGACCAGAGCGTCACCGGTGGCCGCCACGCGTTCCAGCAAGGCGACGGGCGCGGTTCTGTGGCTGAGGCCCACAGCCAGAAGACTCATGCGTCCATCGCCTCCGCCAGGTTCTCGGCCATGATCGGGCTCCCTGATTCACGATCCGCTTTGCGCTGCTCATGGAACGCAAGGATCTGCAATTCGGTCGATAGGTCTACTTTGCGGACATCGACTCCGTCAGGCACATTGAGCACAACGGGGGCGAAGTTCAAGATACTCGTGATCCCTGAGGCGATGACCCGGTCGGCGACCGCCTGGGCCGCCGCCGCGGGCGTCGCGATCACCACGATGGACACGCCGCGGGCCACGATCACCTCTTCGAGCCTGTCGATGTGCTCGACGGCCATGCCGACCAGGTGCTCGCCCACCACGGAGGCGTCGGCGTCGAACAGGGCGGCCACGCGGAAGCCCCGCGACACGAACCCGCCGTAGTTGGCGAGCGCGCGGCCGAGGTTGCCGACGCCGACGATCGCCACGGCCCAGTCCTGCGTGAGGCCGAGTTCGCGGGAGATCTGGTAGATGAGGTACTGGACGTCGTATCCGACGCCGCGGGTGCCGTAGGACCCGAGATGGGAGAGGTCTTTGCGGAGCTTGGCGGAGTTCACCCCGGCCGCGACGGCGAGATCCTCGGAGCTGACGGTCGCGGTGCCCCGCTCCGCGAGCCCGTTGAGGGCGCGCAGGTACAGCGGCAACCGCGCGACGGTCGCATCGGGGATGCCACGTTCACGCGCTTGAGACATGCGGCGGGTCACTTCGGCCGGAACTCCAGGGGACGGGCGGCCGGTGCGCCCCGGCCGCGCTCGCGGTTGCGACGGATGTCGAGAAGGGCGCAGGCCTCCAGGTTAGTCCCTTTGTGAAGACATGCACAAAGTGCGAGCGCGCTGTCTCGGGTCCTTACTGTCCCAGGTAGGGGTGCCGGTCCGGGATCCGGCCCGTCGGCCGCGACGCCGCGGCACCGTTAGGCTGGGCACATGCCGCCGCGAGATCACACGGTCACTCTGCTGGGCAAACCAGGATGCCACCTGTGCGACGACGCCAGGGCCGTCATCCAGCGCGTGGCCGCCGAGCTGGGCGTCTCCTGGGAGGAGCGCGACATCACCACCTCTCCGGAGGACCAGGCGGCGTACTGGGACATGATCCCGGTCACATTCGTCGACGGCGTCCAGCACGACTTCTGGCGGGTGGACGAGGCGCGCCTGCGCGCCGCGCTCACCGCCTGACCGCCCGTCCGGCCGCCCCCGGGCCGTCCAGACCAGGGCCCGTCCCGAGGTCAGACCCGGAAGGCCGTCGGCAGCGGGACCACCTTGGCGGCGTTGACGTTGAGCTCTATCACGTTCGCCGCCAGCACGTGCGCCACCCTCTCGCGGGCGAAGCGCTCCATGTGCGCCTGCCGCTGGTGCTCGGTGAAGGCCACCTCGTCGCGGTAGATCTCGTACACGATGCGCTGCAGCGGCGCCGACTTCACCGAGTGGCAGATGAAGATCAGCGTGTCGGGCTCGCTGCGGCGCACCGCCTCCACCGTCTCCTCCGCCAGGCGGTCGAACGCCTCCCCGGCCCCGTCCATGAGCGTGAAGACGGTGAGCAGGCCGTAGATGCCGGAGGACGGCTTGACCGGCCCCGCGGCGGGTGAGGCCGCCGCCGAGCGCCCGGCCGCGGGCGGCTCGGGACGGCCGAACGCCGCGCCGCCCTCACCGCCGGGGAACACCACACCGGTGGCGGGCATCGCGTAGTCGGGCGAACCCGGCGCCCCGTTCTGGCCGGGAAACCCGCCCTCATGGAAGGCGCCCGGCCCGCCTGCTTCACCGGGAGGGCCGAATCGCCCCTGCTGGCCCTGCTGCCCGTGCTGCCCGCGCCGGCTCTGCTGCTCCTGCCGACCGAGCTGATCGTGCGGATCGTACTGACCTTGCTGACCATGTGGGCCTTGCTGGCCGTGCTGGCCCTGCTGGCCGTGTTGGCCATGGCGGCCGACCGGCCCCTGCCCGCCCTGGTCCTGGTCGATGAACTCGCCGGTCCTCGGGCCGCCGCCGAACCCGCCGGGCTGCATGCGCGCGGCGTAGTCCACCTCGGCGGGGTCGCCCGCCCGGTACTCCGCCACGAGGTCGCCGAGGCCCGAGCGGCGGGGCGGCGGCATCGCGGGCGCCGGAGCCGGGGGCGGCAGCGGGGCCTCCCGCGTCGCCTCGGGCCGCTCGGCAGGCCGGGGAGGCTCCGGACCCCGGCGCCGCACGGGCGCCGGCTCCTCCTCCCAGTCGTCGGCGTCGTCGCGCTCCTCGTCGTAGGGCGCGAGCGGCCGGGCGACGGCGTACCAGACGGCCCCCACCATCAGCGTGATCACCAGGGCCGCGAACACTCCCGGGATCGCGAACCGCACCGCGCCGACGATGGCCAGCCCGGTGGGCGTGAGCACCACGCCGGCGTGCATGTTGTCGGCGTCGTTGTCGCCGCCCGCGCGCCACCGCAGGACCGCCACGATGAGGCAGCCGATGAGGATCAGGTAGGTCAGGCCGTGGGCCGCGGTGAGCAGCCCCGTCGGGATGATCGTCCAGTGCGCGTCCCCGAGGGGCAGGACCTTCTTGGCGAGCGCCTCGGGCGCGCTGAGGGGGTCCACGGCCAGGATGACCACCGTGACCAGCGTGAAGGCGATGCCGAACAGCCAGGCGGCGAACCGCCCCGCCACCCCGCGCGCAAGAAGCTGGACCATGCCGATGGAGAGCCAGAACGGCGCGAGGAAGGCGCCGCTGATCTGGTAGACGCGGAACGTCACGGGCCCGAACCCGATGAGGTGCCCCACCGCGACGGCGCTGAGGGCCAGGCAGAGCGCCGCGGTGGTGACGGTCCAGGCGATGAGCCAGCCTGTGCGCTCGTCACGGAGACGCCTGGCCAGGATGCCTGTGGTGATGGCGGCGAACAACGCGCCGGCGAACGCGGTGACGGCAACGAGGGCTTCCATGATGGCTCAACTCTGCCGGACATTACCTCCAAACCGGTAGCCGGTGCCTGGAGTGCGACATGACTCCAGTTACGCGTGCTACCTACTGAGGCAAAGTGGATTGTGCAATTTCCCGATGATTTCTAGAGTGTTCGAGCACGCGCCCTTCCCTTTTCCTCCCCAGGGATACACCGGATGTCGAACTCATGGTCGGTCGCCGGGCTTTCCCCAGCAGGAGCGGCCGACACGGTGAACACCACGCGCGCCGCCGACGAGCAGCGAGAGCGCCCCTCCCCGGACTCCGACGAGCTCCGGAGAGTGGTTCTCCGCGCCAAGACCGGTGACGCCGACGCCTTCGCGGCGCTCTACGACAGGTACGTCGACCTCGTGTACCGCTACGTCTACTTCCGGGTCGGCTGCCACGCGCTCGCGGAGGATCTCACCAGTGAAACGTTCCTGCGCGCGCTGGGCCGCATCGCGCACTTCACCTGGCAGGGCCGGGACGTCGGCGCGTGGCTGGTGACGATCGCCAGGAACCTCGTCATCGATCACTACAAGTCCGGCAGGTACCGCATGGAGGTGGCCACCGCCGAGGTGCTGGACACCCCCTTGGACGGCGCGCACATCCCGGAGAACGCCGTGGTGAACACGATGATCACCGAACGGGTGCTGCGCGCCGTACGCGAGCTCAATCCCGAGCAGCAGGAATGCGTGGTGCTGCGGTTCCTGCACGGCATGTCCCTGGCCGAGACCGCGCTGATCATGGGCAAGAAGAGCGGCGCGATCAAGGCCCTGCAGTTCCGCGCGATCCGCGCCCTGGCCAGGGCGCTGCCCGACGACCTCGGCTGATCGGCGCGCGGCGGCCGGCGGGCGGCCGTCACGGACCTGGGACGGGCCGTAACTTATCGGCTCCCCACGTCGTTGGGCATGTAGCACCTATGGATCATCGTAGTGCGTGCGGCAGGGAGCTTTCATGGGCAAGTGGGGGCCTACGCGGTGGCTTATCCGGCGCGTGCCCGCCGTCGCGCGGCACGATCCCCGGCCCGATCTCGTCCGCCGGCTGAACGAGATCGGCGCCGACGCCGGACACGGCCCCGGGGCCGGCTTCCGGGAGCGCCTGCGCGACGAACTGCTGGCCGCCCACGCCGAGCCCGCCGCCGAGCCGGAGCCGCCGGCCCCGCGCCGGCCGGCGCTCACGCGGCTGCGGCCCGCCGTCCTCGTCGCCGCCCTGGCCGTGCTCCTGGTCTTCACCGGCATGCAGACCTACGCGTCGGTGCCGGGCGACCGCCTGTACGCGATCAAGCGGGCGGCCGAGGCGACGCTGCTCACCTTGACCACCGACGACACCGAGCGCGCCCAGCGGGAGCTCACCGTCGCCCACTCCCGGGCCACCGAGGCCGCCGCCCTGCTCGGCTACCCCGGCTCCGGGCGGGAGAAGCTGATCGGCAGGACGCTGGACGAGATGACGACGACCACGCGCTCGGCGCTCACCGCGCTCGGCCACGTCAAGCGGCACGGCAAGCAGACCCCGGCGCTGAAGAAGTTCACCGAGCAGCAGCGCGACGTGGTGGCCCCGATGATCCCGCAGCTCGGCGGGGACGACCGCATGAAGGCCAGCGCCTACCTGGACATGATCGACGACCTCACGCCCTGACCGGGGAGTCCCCGGACGGTCACGCCACGCTAACGCCGCGTACACCCATTTCGCCCCCTCCACACGGTTAAGCTGATGTGCTATGAGGCGGTTACTACGACGGCATACCGAAGCGGAGATCGCCGGCGAGGTCGCGGCCGCGGCCGCCGTGGCGGCCCCCGCCGCCGAGCCGGACACGACCGCCGCGGCGTTCTTCGACGTCGACAACACGATGATGCGCGGCGCGTCGATCTACCACTTCGCGCGCGGGCTCGCCTCGCGCGGGCTGTTCACCACCACCGACCTGCTGAGGTTCGCCATCGGCCAGGCGCTGTTCCGGGTGCGCGGCAACGAGAACCCCGAGCACATCGCCCGCGCCAAGGAGACCGCGCTCGCGTTCGTGGTGGGCCTCAAGGTGGACGAGGTCGTCCGCCTCGGCGAGGAGATCTACGACGAGGTCATGGCCGACCGCATCTGGAACGGCACCCGCGCGCTCGCCCAGAGCCACCTGGACGCGGGCCAGCGGGTGTGGCTGGTGACCGCAACGCCGGTCGAGCTGTCCCGGGTCATCGCCCAGCGCCTCGGCCTCACCGGGGCCCTCGGCACCGTCGCCGAGACCGAGAACGGCGTCTACACCGGGCGACTGGTGGGCGACCTGCTGCACGGGCCCGCCAAGGCCGAGGCCGTGAAGGCCCTGGCCCGGCGCGAGGGCCTCGACCTGTCCCGCTGCACGGCCTACAGCGACTCGGCCAACGACCTGCCCCTGCTGCGGCTCGTCGGGCGCCCGTGCGCGATCAACCCCGACAGCGAGCTGCTCGAACACGCCCGGCAGAACGACTGGACGGTGCGCGACTTCCGCACCGGGCGCAAGGCCACCATGATCGGCCTGCCCATCGCGGCGGGCGCGGGCGCGCTCGCGGGCGGCGTGGCGGCGGCGATCGCGCTCAGGAAGTACTACCGCTCCCTGTGAGGGCACGCCTCGGGGCCACGCCGGCGCGGCGACGGGCCTCGGCGGGTCAGAAGAACGGCGGGAAGGCGTGGCCGCGCTGGAGGCGCAGGCGGTTCAGCTGTTGCTGGACCAGCTCTCTGACCTGGTCGGTGAGGTTGAAGACGAGCATGGGGTCCTCGGCCTCTTCGGGGTCGTACTGGTCGGTGCGGACGGGCTCGCCGAACTCGATCATCCATTTGGACGGCAGCGGCACCAGGCCGAGCGGGCCCAGCCAGGGGAACAGAGGCGTGATGGGGATGTACGGGAGGCCGAAGAGGCGGGCCAGGGAGCGCAGGTCGCCGATCTTGGGGTAGATCTCCTCCGCGCCGACGATCGCGCACGGGATGATCGGCACCCCCGCGCGGATGGCCGAGGCCACGAAACCGCCCCGGCCGAAACGCTGGAGCTTGTACCGCTCGGAGAACGGCTTGCCGACGCCCTTGAAACCCTCGGGGAACACCCC includes these proteins:
- the hemC gene encoding hydroxymethylbilane synthase, with the protein product MTESMVKAGPRVLRLGTRRSLMATTQSQRVADRLTALTGRPVELVGVTTFGDVTKAHLAQLGGTGVFVSALRDKLIEGEIDFAVHSLKDLPTASDPRVLLAATPPRDDPRDALVGAAKLADLRPGDKVGTGSPRRVAQLRALRPDLDYVPIRGNADTRIGRVASGELAAVVLAAAGLGRLGRAAEISELFDVADVLPAPGQGALAVECRADDHALAELLAVLDDARTRAAVTAERAVLAALEAGCSAPVGAYASDEGHILNLTAAVVAFDGTRSVRKSTAGDPSAAMELGRDLAAAMIAEGAGTLMGERTH
- a CDS encoding redox-sensing transcriptional repressor Rex, encoding MSQARERGIPDATVARLPLYLRALNGLAERGTATVSSEDLAVAAGVNSAKLRKDLSHLGSYGTRGVGYDVQYLIYQISRELGLTQDWAVAIVGVGNLGRALANYGGFVSRGFRVAALFDADASVVGEHLVGMAVEHIDRLEEVIVARGVSIVVIATPAAAAQAVADRVIASGITSILNFAPVVLNVPDGVDVRKVDLSTELQILAFHEQRKADRESGSPIMAENLAEAMDA
- a CDS encoding sigma-70 family RNA polymerase sigma factor, whose translation is MSNSWSVAGLSPAGAADTVNTTRAADEQRERPSPDSDELRRVVLRAKTGDADAFAALYDRYVDLVYRYVYFRVGCHALAEDLTSETFLRALGRIAHFTWQGRDVGAWLVTIARNLVIDHYKSGRYRMEVATAEVLDTPLDGAHIPENAVVNTMITERVLRAVRELNPEQQECVVLRFLHGMSLAETALIMGKKSGAIKALQFRAIRALARALPDDLG
- a CDS encoding putative quinol monooxygenase, with the translated sequence MEALVAVTAFAGALFAAITTGILARRLRDERTGWLIAWTVTTAALCLALSAVAVGHLIGFGPVTFRVYQISGAFLAPFWLSIGMVQLLARGVAGRFAAWLFGIAFTLVTVVILAVDPLSAPEALAKKVLPLGDAHWTIIPTGLLTAAHGLTYLILIGCLIVAVLRWRAGGDNDADNMHAGVVLTPTGLAIVGAVRFAIPGVFAALVITLMVGAVWYAVARPLAPYDEERDDADDWEEEPAPVRRRGPEPPRPAERPEATREAPLPPPAPAPAMPPPRRSGLGDLVAEYRAGDPAEVDYAARMQPGGFGGGPRTGEFIDQDQGGQGPVGRHGQHGQQGQHGQQGPHGQQGQYDPHDQLGRQEQQSRRGQHGQQGQQGRFGPPGEAGGPGAFHEGGFPGQNGAPGSPDYAMPATGVVFPGGEGGAAFGRPEPPAAGRSAAASPAAGPVKPSSGIYGLLTVFTLMDGAGEAFDRLAEETVEAVRRSEPDTLIFICHSVKSAPLQRIVYEIYRDEVAFTEHQRQAHMERFARERVAHVLAANVIELNVNAAKVVPLPTAFRV
- a CDS encoding glutamyl-tRNA reductase gives rise to the protein MSLLAVGLSHRTAPVALLERVAATGDALVKLLHDVRSDAHVAEVMIVSTCNRVEVYTEVDRFHGGVTAVTQMLSVHSGIPQEQLTRHLYVHYEDRVVEHLFTVVCGLDSMAVGEGQILGQVRQSLRLAQEQGTAGSTLNELAQHALRVGKRAHTETAIDRAGASLVELGLTLAGKVIGPVQGRRALVVGAGSMSALSAVTLARAGVTDIVVANRTFERAARLAQSVGGRAVELKDVERELASADVVISCTGAGSVVIGTEMVASAVRDKPLFLLDLALPHDVDPGVRTLPGVTLVDLESMQEAGLGGEGRDGGASEEVAAVRSIVATEVCEYLRAERAAKVTPTVIALRAKAAEVVETEIGRLVTRVPEIDGRLRGEISQTVRRVVDKLLHEPTVRVKRLAASPAGDHYAEALRELFDLNPKVPEAVTRAEVAEVETDATGREGDA
- a CDS encoding glutaredoxin family protein — encoded protein: MPPRDHTVTLLGKPGCHLCDDARAVIQRVAAELGVSWEERDITTSPEDQAAYWDMIPVTFVDGVQHDFWRVDEARLRAALTA
- a CDS encoding DUF5667 domain-containing protein, with the protein product MPAVARHDPRPDLVRRLNEIGADAGHGPGAGFRERLRDELLAAHAEPAAEPEPPAPRRPALTRLRPAVLVAALAVLLVFTGMQTYASVPGDRLYAIKRAAEATLLTLTTDDTERAQRELTVAHSRATEAAALLGYPGSGREKLIGRTLDEMTTTTRSALTALGHVKRHGKQTPALKKFTEQQRDVVAPMIPQLGGDDRMKASAYLDMIDDLTP
- a CDS encoding HAD family hydrolase; its protein translation is MRRLLRRHTEAEIAGEVAAAAAVAAPAAEPDTTAAAFFDVDNTMMRGASIYHFARGLASRGLFTTTDLLRFAIGQALFRVRGNENPEHIARAKETALAFVVGLKVDEVVRLGEEIYDEVMADRIWNGTRALAQSHLDAGQRVWLVTATPVELSRVIAQRLGLTGALGTVAETENGVYTGRLVGDLLHGPAKAEAVKALARREGLDLSRCTAYSDSANDLPLLRLVGRPCAINPDSELLEHARQNDWTVRDFRTGRKATMIGLPIAAGAGALAGGVAAAIALRKYYRSL